The following proteins come from a genomic window of Montipora foliosa isolate CH-2021 chromosome 2, ASM3666993v2, whole genome shotgun sequence:
- the LOC137993043 gene encoding DNA repair protein RAD50-like isoform X1 — translation MTSSQRSDTLNTNIDRKRTQLSLLQQQLSELETNVHDLKSKKLQLEAQLQTRTRLEQQKADLTANNSAFAREIEDAEADLQPLTTGLEELPVQQQDVKRQKEAVDEENRKLLEKITTSGDKVREKNAEIRRYMNQGCDTALKENEARLRELASRTEKLRSEKEAVSTEIDKLKEDIAKQQIRARELEDNIQLKSIQEETQNIDKRIADVKEELKKFGEHQDLVSERQELQTQSDDLRKDIAHYEGRLRGYEDDARRCQRELRSDLYKNAEKRHREQFIAIKTTEMANADLEKYYKALDRAIMRYHGLKMAEINKIIKGYWINTYKGNDIDTIEIRSDEEEGSGATKARRTHNYRVVMIKGDTALDMRGRCSAGQKVLASLIIRLALAETFCLNCGILTLDEPTTNLDEDNIESLANQLASIIRTRQQQRNFQLVVITHDEEFVQNLGRADFVDYYFRIYKDDSGYSKILRQSVAALNREESLME, via the exons TGATACCCTAAACACCAATATTGACCGAAAGCGAACGCAGTTGAGTCTGCTTCAGCAACAACTCAGTGAACTGGAGACAAACGTGCATGACCTCAAGTCAAAGAAG CTTCAACTGGAAGCCCAGCTTCAAACCAGGACGCGTTTGGAGCAACAGAAAGCTGACCTTACCGCGAATAACAGTGCATTTGCACGAGAAATCGAG GACGCAGAAGCAGATTTACAGCCTTTAACG ACTGGTCTCGAAGAGTTGCCGGTTCAACAACAGGACGTGAAAAGACAGAAGGAAGCCGTAGATGAAGAGAACAGGAAGTTG CTTGAGAAAATTACAACAAGTGGGGATAAAGTGCGTGAGAAGAACGCCGAAATACGAAG GTATATGAATCAAGGATGTGACACTGCTTTAAAAGAGAACGAAGCTCGTTTACGGGAATTGGCCAGCCGAACGGAAAAGCTGAGGAGTGAGAAAGAAGCTGTTTCAACAGAAATCGATAAACTGAAAGAAGACATCGCTAAACAGCAG ATCCGGGCTCGCGAACTGGAAGACAACATTCAACTGAAAAGCATTCAAGAGGAAACTCAAAACATCGACAAGAGGATAGCTGATGTAAAAGAAGAACTGAAAAAGTTTGGAGAACACCAGGATCTTGTCAG tgaAAGACAGGAATTGCAGACACAATCGGATGACTTAAGAAAAGAC ATTGCCCACTATGAGGGACGACTAAGAGGTTACGAAGATGATGCCAGGCGGTGCCAGAGAGAACTGAGAAGTGACTTATATAAGAACGCCGAGAAAAGGCACAGAGAGCAATTCATCGCAATTAAG ACAACCGAAATGGCAAATGCGGATCTTGAGAAGTATTATAAAGCACTGGACAg GGCAATTATGCGATATCACGGACTCAAAATGGCGGAGATAAACAAAATCATCAAAGGGTATTGGATCAACACTTACAAAGGAAATG ACATAGACACCATCGAAATACGGTCAGATGAGGAGGAAGGAAGTGGTGCAACCAAAGCAAGGCGAACTCACAACTACAGG GTGGTTATGATCAAAGGTGACACTGCGTTGGACATGAGGGGACGCTGCAGCGCTGgacaaaag GTCTTGGCATCCCTAATCATCAGGCTGGCTTTGGCGGAAACGTTTTGCCTTAACTGTGGGATTTTAACACTTGACGAACCGACCACCAATTTGGATGAAGATAACATTGAGAGTCTGGCCAACCAGTTGGCTTC AATTATAAGAACCAGGCAGCAACAAAGGAACTTTCAGCTTGTAGTTATTACACACGACGAAGAGTTTGTGCAAAACCTTGGCAGAGCTGACTTTGTAGACTACTATTTTCGAATCTACAAAGATGACAG
- the LOC137993043 gene encoding DNA repair protein RAD50.L-like isoform X2: protein MTSSQRSDTLNTNIDRKRTQLSLLQQQLSELETNVHDLKSKKLQLEAQLQTRTRLEQQKADLTANNSAFAREIETGLEELPVQQQDVKRQKEAVDEENRKLLEKITTSGDKVREKNAEIRRYMNQGCDTALKENEARLRELASRTEKLRSEKEAVSTEIDKLKEDIAKQQIRARELEDNIQLKSIQEETQNIDKRIADVKEELKKFGEHQDLVSERQELQTQSDDLRKDIAHYEGRLRGYEDDARRCQRELRSDLYKNAEKRHREQFIAIKTTEMANADLEKYYKALDRAIMRYHGLKMAEINKIIKGYWINTYKGNDIDTIEIRSDEEEGSGATKARRTHNYRVVMIKGDTALDMRGRCSAGQKVLASLIIRLALAETFCLNCGILTLDEPTTNLDEDNIESLANQLASIIRTRQQQRNFQLVVITHDEEFVQNLGRADFVDYYFRIYKDDSGYSKILRQSVAALNREESLME, encoded by the exons TGATACCCTAAACACCAATATTGACCGAAAGCGAACGCAGTTGAGTCTGCTTCAGCAACAACTCAGTGAACTGGAGACAAACGTGCATGACCTCAAGTCAAAGAAG CTTCAACTGGAAGCCCAGCTTCAAACCAGGACGCGTTTGGAGCAACAGAAAGCTGACCTTACCGCGAATAACAGTGCATTTGCACGAGAAATCGAG ACTGGTCTCGAAGAGTTGCCGGTTCAACAACAGGACGTGAAAAGACAGAAGGAAGCCGTAGATGAAGAGAACAGGAAGTTG CTTGAGAAAATTACAACAAGTGGGGATAAAGTGCGTGAGAAGAACGCCGAAATACGAAG GTATATGAATCAAGGATGTGACACTGCTTTAAAAGAGAACGAAGCTCGTTTACGGGAATTGGCCAGCCGAACGGAAAAGCTGAGGAGTGAGAAAGAAGCTGTTTCAACAGAAATCGATAAACTGAAAGAAGACATCGCTAAACAGCAG ATCCGGGCTCGCGAACTGGAAGACAACATTCAACTGAAAAGCATTCAAGAGGAAACTCAAAACATCGACAAGAGGATAGCTGATGTAAAAGAAGAACTGAAAAAGTTTGGAGAACACCAGGATCTTGTCAG tgaAAGACAGGAATTGCAGACACAATCGGATGACTTAAGAAAAGAC ATTGCCCACTATGAGGGACGACTAAGAGGTTACGAAGATGATGCCAGGCGGTGCCAGAGAGAACTGAGAAGTGACTTATATAAGAACGCCGAGAAAAGGCACAGAGAGCAATTCATCGCAATTAAG ACAACCGAAATGGCAAATGCGGATCTTGAGAAGTATTATAAAGCACTGGACAg GGCAATTATGCGATATCACGGACTCAAAATGGCGGAGATAAACAAAATCATCAAAGGGTATTGGATCAACACTTACAAAGGAAATG ACATAGACACCATCGAAATACGGTCAGATGAGGAGGAAGGAAGTGGTGCAACCAAAGCAAGGCGAACTCACAACTACAGG GTGGTTATGATCAAAGGTGACACTGCGTTGGACATGAGGGGACGCTGCAGCGCTGgacaaaag GTCTTGGCATCCCTAATCATCAGGCTGGCTTTGGCGGAAACGTTTTGCCTTAACTGTGGGATTTTAACACTTGACGAACCGACCACCAATTTGGATGAAGATAACATTGAGAGTCTGGCCAACCAGTTGGCTTC AATTATAAGAACCAGGCAGCAACAAAGGAACTTTCAGCTTGTAGTTATTACACACGACGAAGAGTTTGTGCAAAACCTTGGCAGAGCTGACTTTGTAGACTACTATTTTCGAATCTACAAAGATGACAG
- the LOC137993044 gene encoding uncharacterized protein, which yields MQRDENSTLKSLSSMSSPSTDYKGFLNFWAWESYAYTFASLFGLFALICLAVILQQCRHNSHSRSIHARFSTVQLFLASTLKTVSLFWSPVILHKESKEIMTAALLLNCISVALNLSAFSILLLILLETTQTSLATPRLQNLRILLAITCVFSAVMLFLNLMALWKHSLEWYFASYLYVFLWGILVCVGYAVAGYRIWQNLKSSRSQRIHIGEGRLKRIISLIFISPVITFATLLLSVYMAASDYGILMELEISARSKWARFVVLVLLRTCELIIMLIIFGMIIRIKPQRRSANDVPAQQLGTFAND from the coding sequence ATGCAGAGGGACGAAAACTCAACACTGAAGTCTCTTTCGTCCATGTCATCTCCATCGACAGATTATAAAGGATTCCTCAATTTCTGGGCCTGGGAATCTTATGCTTATACTTTCGCAAGTTTATTCGGCCTTTTCGCTTTGATCTGCCTCGCTGTTATTCTTCAACAATGCCGGCATAATTCACACAGCCGAAGTATCCATGCTCGCTTTTCCACAGTGCAACTTTTCCTTGCATCAACACTTAAAACAGTTAGTCTGTTTTGGAGTCCAGTGATATTGCACAAAGAGTCCAAAGAAATTATGACCGCAGCTCTCCTCCTAAATTGCATCTCAGTAGCCTTAAATCTCTCTGCATTCAGCATTCTACTTCTCATATTGCTAGAAACGACCCAGACGTCGCTTGCAACTCCAAGGTTACAAAATCTAAGAATACTACTGgctatcacttgtgttttctcGGCGGTAATGCTCTTCTTAAATTTAATGGCTTTGTGGAAACACAGTTTGGAATGGTACTTTGCCTCATACCTGTATGTCTTTCTATGGGGAATACTGGTTTGTGTGGGCTACGCCGTAGCAGGGTACAGAATATGGCAAAACTTAAAATCGTCGCGAAGCCAAAGGATCCACATTGGAGAAGGCAGATTAAAAAGGATTATTTCTCTCATATTCATATCACCGGTTATCACGTTCGCTACATTACTACTTAGTGTCTACATGGCGGCTAGCGATTACGGCATCCTGATGGAGTTGGAAATATCAGCACGCTCAAAATGGGCGCGGTTTGTTGTTTTGGTTCTACTAAGAACCTGTGAATTAATTATAATGCTAATAATATTTGGAATGATAATACGAATAAAACCTCAAAGACGTTCGGCTAACGATGTACCAGCGCAACAATTAGGGACATTTGCTAATGACTAA
- the LOC137990767 gene encoding adenosine receptor A3-like, giving the protein MTMTNVTEEWIASSSFDALFCKEELTTGLNGHLILFVVLNVFFSLTAFLGNAAILVALHMESSLYPATKVLFRCLAISDLFVGLVTEPTRVTHFLSVMLKHEKICQYTTVLGYVFGYSLSAVSLLTVTAISLDRLLALLLGLRYRQVVTSKRSFLAAAVIWIVPIVSTAMYFWNSRVTYWFSYVVISLCIVITAYSYTKIFVTLRQHQIQPHYNLRPDQEIHTAPLNIARYKKAVSSSLWVQVTLGACYLPFALIDAFFTQREPSQSLYVARALAITLVYVNSSLNPILYCWKIAGVRRAVKELIGRLFFCHGG; this is encoded by the coding sequence ATGACAATGACAAACGTTACAGAAGAGTGGATCGCTTCTTCCTCatttgatgccttattttgCAAAGAGGAATTAACCACAGGTCTAAACGGCCATTTGATCCTCTTTGTGGTGcttaatgttttcttttctttgactGCATTTCTGGGGAACGCAGCCATCTTAGTCGCACTCCACATGGAGTCATCTTTGTATCCCGCGACAAAAGTCTTATTTCGTTGTTTGGCGATCAGCGACCTCTTCGTTGGACTTGTGACAGAACCTACAAGAGTGACCCATTTCTTGTCCGTAATGCTCAAACATGAGAAAATTTGCCAGTACACGACCGTTTTAGGTTATGTATTTGGCTATTCTTTGTCGGCGGTTTCGTTGTTGACAGTGACGGCAATAAGCCTGGACAGACTACTGGCGTTGTTGTTGGGTCTGAGGTACAGACAAGTTGTAACCTCGAAGCGATCTTTCTTGGCCGCGGCTGTGATATGGATCGTGCCCATTGTATCCACCGCCATGTATTTTTGGAACAGCAGGGTAACCTATTGGTTTAGTTACGTTGTGATTTCACTGTGCATCGTGATCACAGCATACTCCTACACAAAGATCTTTGTCACTCTTCGGCAGCATCAAATTCAGCCACATTACAATCTACGTCCAGATCAAGAGATCCACACAGCTCCTCTAAACATTGCGAGATACAAGAAAGCAGTGTCAAGTTCTTTGTGGGTGCAAGTAACATTAGGTGCTTGCTACTTGCCATTTGCTCTAATTGATGCGTTCTTCACTCAGCGAGAACCCTCTCAATCACTTTACGTAGCCAGGGCATTAGCAATAACTTTGGTTTACGTTAATTCGTCATTAAACCCAATTCTTTATTGTTGGAAGATCGCGGGGGTTAGACGAGCGGTGAAAGAACTAATCGGTAGACTTTTCTTTTGTCATGGTGGTtag